Proteins from one Amycolatopsis benzoatilytica AK 16/65 genomic window:
- a CDS encoding EamA family transporter, producing the protein MDVLPSSPRAGVALAIGAMLSVQLGLAVSVGLAHEIGPAGVAWLRLAWAGVLLLVFVRPRPADFGRPALLAGLGLGVVTAGMTILFMVAATRLPLGTASALEFLGPLTVAIVRGRSGTRLWPVLAAAGVLLLTQPWQGGADLAGIACALASAVCWGSYILLTQRVGDQVSGLRGLALSMPVAGLVATVVHGPALAGHLTWPLVLAGLGLAVLVPVVPFSMEMLALRRLTTSAFGTLASLEPALALLIGLLVLHQVPNLAAVAGIGFVVAAGIGAERTGAREPENEAAAV; encoded by the coding sequence GTGGACGTGCTTCCCTCCTCTCCTCGCGCCGGTGTTGCGCTGGCCATCGGGGCCATGCTGTCCGTCCAGCTCGGCCTGGCGGTCTCGGTCGGCCTCGCGCACGAGATCGGCCCGGCTGGGGTGGCCTGGCTCCGGCTGGCCTGGGCGGGCGTGCTGCTGCTCGTGTTCGTCCGGCCGCGCCCGGCCGACTTCGGCCGCCCGGCGCTGCTGGCCGGGCTCGGTCTGGGCGTGGTCACCGCCGGGATGACGATCTTGTTCATGGTCGCCGCGACGCGACTGCCGCTGGGCACCGCGAGCGCGCTGGAATTCCTGGGTCCGCTGACCGTCGCGATCGTCCGCGGCCGCAGCGGAACCCGGCTGTGGCCGGTGCTGGCGGCCGCCGGGGTGCTGTTGCTGACTCAGCCGTGGCAGGGCGGCGCCGACCTGGCTGGCATCGCCTGCGCGCTGGCGTCGGCGGTGTGCTGGGGCTCCTACATCCTCCTGACTCAACGGGTCGGCGACCAGGTTTCCGGCCTGCGCGGACTGGCGCTGTCGATGCCGGTCGCCGGCCTGGTCGCGACTGTCGTGCACGGCCCAGCGCTCGCCGGGCACCTGACCTGGCCGCTCGTCCTCGCCGGGCTCGGACTGGCGGTGCTCGTGCCGGTGGTCCCGTTCAGCATGGAAATGCTGGCCCTGCGCCGGTTGACCACGTCCGCGTTCGGGACTCTCGCGAGCCTGGAACCGGCGCTGGCGCTGCTGATCGGACTGCTCGTGCTGCATCAGGTGCCGAACCTGGCTGCGGTGGCCGGGATCGGATTCGTGGTCGCCGCCGGCATCGGAGCGGAACGGACCGGCGCGCGCGAGCCGGAGAACGAGGCGGCCGCCGTCTAG
- a CDS encoding winged helix-turn-helix domain-containing protein, producing MTAAVPPPGLDRLLSDPTRLAIMSMLSAVDWCDFAFLRDAVALSDSALSKQLSTLRSDGQIEQQRKYLGRVPKTSIRATEDGRRRFLGHVKALQHIVERTPRPADEH from the coding sequence ATGACTGCCGCAGTACCACCGCCCGGTCTCGACCGGCTGCTGTCCGACCCGACCCGGCTGGCGATCATGTCCATGCTGTCCGCAGTGGACTGGTGCGATTTCGCTTTCCTTCGCGACGCCGTGGCGCTCTCCGATTCGGCGCTGTCCAAACAGCTCAGCACTCTCCGGTCGGACGGCCAGATCGAGCAGCAGCGGAAGTACCTCGGCCGGGTCCCGAAGACGTCGATCCGCGCCACCGAGGACGGCCGCCGAAGATTTCTCGGACACGTGAAGGCGTTGCAGCACATAGTGGAACGCACTCCGCGACCGGCCGACGAGCACTAG
- a CDS encoding DsbA family oxidoreductase, producing MQVEIWSDVVCPWCYLGKARFEKALAGFAHRDEVTVVYRSFELDPGKVRTEPLLDMLTAKYGPQAAEMEQRVAGLAAEEGLGYRTDREIGNTFDAHRLLHLAREKGLEGEMVSALFRANFAEARAVFDAGVLVEVAVEAGLSQESAEAVLGDPERYAEAVRAEEREAVELGAGGVPFFVLGRRFGVSGGQSVEVFEKALERAWEASA from the coding sequence ATGCAGGTGGAGATCTGGAGCGATGTGGTGTGCCCGTGGTGCTACCTCGGGAAAGCGCGGTTCGAGAAGGCGCTGGCGGGATTCGCGCACCGGGACGAGGTGACGGTCGTCTACCGGTCTTTCGAGCTGGATCCCGGCAAGGTCAGGACTGAGCCCCTGCTGGACATGCTCACCGCGAAGTATGGCCCGCAGGCGGCCGAGATGGAGCAGCGCGTGGCCGGGCTGGCCGCTGAGGAAGGACTCGGCTACCGGACCGACCGGGAGATCGGCAACACCTTCGACGCGCACCGGTTGCTGCATCTGGCGCGGGAGAAGGGGCTCGAGGGGGAGATGGTGTCGGCGTTGTTCCGGGCGAACTTCGCGGAGGCCAGGGCGGTGTTCGACGCCGGGGTGCTGGTCGAGGTGGCGGTGGAGGCCGGACTTTCGCAGGAGAGCGCGGAGGCGGTGCTCGGGGATCCGGAGCGGTACGCGGAGGCGGTTCGGGCCGAGGAGCGGGAAGCGGTCGAACTGGGGGCCGGCGGCGTGCCGTTTTTCGTGCTGGGCCGGCGGTTCGGGGTTTCCGGCGGGCAGTCGGTGGAGGTGTTCGAGAAGGCCTTGGAGAGGGCTTGGGAGGCGTCCGCCTGA
- a CDS encoding polysaccharide lyase, protein MRSLRWGFVALAAAAAVTAGCWATPAKASTNPAQAGGWAGTFDGFPSNSWRGAWGIDGSGEFGFGSTLSASGGVLDVKYGKGSSAQSCTDCPTKGGGQFYQDLAKANHSELRDATTLYLRYDLKFPAGFDFGKGGKLPGLYGGNPGEESGGNHGKGWSTRFMFRGGTKGEVYVYTPSGDGYGKDVGLGSWNFTPDGKTHTIEQSVNRSTGQITVWYDGKQVLSSRSAPGISGIPFKGVFFSTFFGGHETSWGPGHDEHAYFSNFAVSTAKL, encoded by the coding sequence ATGCGTTCACTCCGCTGGGGCTTCGTCGCGCTCGCCGCCGCCGCTGCCGTGACAGCCGGATGTTGGGCCACTCCGGCCAAAGCCAGCACCAACCCGGCCCAGGCAGGCGGCTGGGCCGGAACGTTCGACGGGTTCCCGTCGAACTCGTGGCGCGGCGCCTGGGGCATCGACGGATCCGGCGAATTCGGGTTCGGCAGCACGCTGTCCGCCTCCGGCGGCGTGCTGGACGTCAAGTACGGGAAGGGTTCGTCGGCCCAGTCCTGCACCGACTGCCCCACCAAGGGCGGCGGCCAGTTCTACCAGGACCTGGCCAAGGCGAATCACTCCGAACTGCGCGACGCGACCACCCTCTACCTGCGCTACGACCTGAAGTTCCCGGCCGGCTTCGACTTCGGCAAGGGCGGCAAACTGCCCGGCCTGTACGGCGGCAACCCGGGCGAGGAAAGCGGCGGCAACCACGGCAAGGGCTGGTCCACCCGGTTCATGTTCCGCGGCGGGACGAAGGGCGAGGTCTACGTGTACACGCCGTCCGGCGACGGATACGGCAAGGACGTCGGCCTCGGCTCGTGGAACTTCACCCCGGACGGCAAGACGCACACCATCGAACAGTCGGTCAACCGGAGCACCGGCCAGATCACCGTCTGGTACGACGGGAAGCAGGTGCTGTCGAGCAGGTCCGCACCAGGCATTTCGGGCATCCCGTTCAAGGGCGTGTTCTTCTCGACGTTCTTCGGCGGGCACGAGACCAGCTGGGGCCCCGGCCACGACGAACACGCGTACTTCTCGAATTTCGCGGTGTCCACGGCCAAGCTCTGA
- a CDS encoding nuclear transport factor 2 family protein has product MFTVGECGGNRRDGRSRTSAVDAGDFAGAGELFREGALHSGGGRTGQDTDRAVAEWCRAIRVLHAEGTPRTRRVTTNVRVAVDGQSVSAHSCFTVSQATESLRLQPIAAGHYDNRFVVREGEWRFAERTPVVQLIGVGPSTCRADGLRTAGERAAEV; this is encoded by the coding sequence ATGTTTACCGTGGGCGAATGCGGCGGGAATCGGCGCGATGGGCGATCCAGGACCTCCGCGGTCGACGCGGGCGATTTCGCCGGTGCGGGCGAGTTGTTCCGCGAAGGTGCATTGCACAGCGGCGGCGGACGGACCGGGCAGGACACGGATCGCGCGGTGGCCGAGTGGTGCCGCGCGATCCGTGTCCTGCACGCCGAGGGGACTCCGCGAACCAGGCGCGTGACGACGAACGTCCGGGTGGCTGTCGACGGGCAGAGCGTCTCGGCGCACAGCTGCTTCACGGTTTCCCAGGCGACGGAAAGCCTTCGGCTGCAGCCGATCGCGGCCGGGCACTACGACAACCGGTTCGTCGTGCGGGAAGGCGAATGGCGGTTCGCGGAGCGGACGCCGGTCGTGCAGCTGATCGGGGTTGGTCCTAGCACCTGCCGGGCGGACGGACTCCGGACGGCAGGCGAACGCGCCGCAGAGGTTTAG
- the lepB gene encoding signal peptidase I, with the protein MADPIPQTSVPGEPEPERPEPDDSAKRQKRKRPLWQELPILIGIALVLTILIQQFVAKVFLIPSQSMESTLHGCPGCFGDRVVVDRVTYDFTDPSPGDVIVFRGPKTWNTAEIAPQEPSDIFSKALRGLGSLVGFAAADEHDFVKRVIAVGGQTVQCCDPQGRVLVDGKPLNETYLHWMDPNDPVQRPFPPFTVPAGGLWVMGDNRNDSCDSRCQGGGGANGVVPVDDVIGKARLIVLPPSRFGGVTDHNPQSTPAAALGAPAWQQGIPLGAGALLAFPTLAASRAVKRRVTGKRD; encoded by the coding sequence GTGGCCGACCCCATCCCCCAGACCTCCGTTCCCGGCGAGCCCGAACCGGAGCGTCCCGAACCGGACGATTCCGCCAAGCGGCAGAAGCGGAAACGCCCGCTGTGGCAGGAACTGCCCATCCTGATCGGGATCGCGCTAGTGCTGACCATCCTGATCCAGCAGTTCGTCGCGAAGGTGTTCCTGATCCCGTCGCAGTCGATGGAGAGCACCCTGCACGGGTGCCCCGGCTGTTTCGGCGACCGGGTCGTAGTCGACCGCGTCACCTACGATTTCACCGACCCGTCGCCGGGCGACGTGATCGTCTTCCGCGGGCCGAAGACGTGGAACACGGCCGAGATCGCGCCGCAGGAGCCGAGCGACATTTTCTCGAAGGCGCTGCGCGGGCTCGGATCGCTCGTCGGCTTCGCGGCCGCGGACGAACACGACTTCGTCAAACGCGTGATCGCCGTCGGCGGGCAGACCGTGCAGTGCTGCGATCCGCAGGGCCGCGTACTGGTCGACGGGAAGCCCCTGAACGAGACGTACCTGCACTGGATGGACCCGAACGACCCGGTGCAGCGGCCGTTCCCGCCGTTCACCGTGCCGGCCGGCGGCCTGTGGGTGATGGGCGACAACCGCAACGACTCGTGCGATTCGCGCTGCCAGGGCGGCGGCGGAGCGAACGGCGTCGTGCCGGTCGACGATGTCATCGGCAAAGCCCGGCTGATCGTCCTGCCGCCGAGCCGCTTCGGCGGCGTCACCGACCACAACCCGCAGTCCACGCCCGCCGCGGCACTGGGAGCGCCCGCGTGGCAGCAAGGAATTCCGCTCGGCGCCGGGGCGCTGCTGGCGTTCCCGACGCTGGCGGCGAGCCGTGCCGTGAAGCGGCGGGTCACCGGCAAGCGGGACTGA
- a CDS encoding crotonase/enoyl-CoA hydratase family protein: MSTVLVDRDGPVVTIGINRPERRNAVDRPTADALTAAFREFDDSDAAVAVLYGAGGTFCAGADLKAVSEGNGNRTEPDGDGPMGPTRLRLRKPVIAAVSGHAVAGGLELAAWADLRVADETAVFGVFCRRWGVPLIDGGTVRLPRLIGRSHAMDLVLTGRPVDAAEALRIGLANRVVPAGEAVAAAVALGRELAAFPQTCLREDRAALLEGEGLAEEAALANEFRHGLRSLASDTLAGAKRFADGAGRHGSFER; encoded by the coding sequence ATGAGCACCGTGCTGGTGGACCGCGACGGACCGGTCGTCACGATCGGCATCAACCGCCCAGAGCGCCGCAACGCCGTCGACCGACCGACCGCCGACGCGCTCACCGCCGCCTTCCGCGAATTCGACGACTCGGACGCGGCGGTGGCGGTGCTGTACGGCGCCGGCGGCACGTTCTGCGCCGGCGCCGATTTGAAGGCGGTCAGCGAAGGCAACGGCAATCGCACCGAACCCGACGGCGACGGTCCGATGGGCCCGACCCGGCTGCGCCTGCGGAAACCGGTGATCGCCGCGGTGTCCGGGCACGCCGTCGCGGGTGGGCTGGAGCTGGCCGCTTGGGCCGATCTGCGGGTCGCCGACGAGACGGCGGTGTTCGGCGTGTTCTGCCGGCGGTGGGGAGTCCCGCTCATCGACGGCGGAACGGTGCGGCTGCCGCGGCTGATCGGCCGGAGCCATGCGATGGACCTGGTGCTGACCGGGCGGCCGGTCGACGCCGCCGAGGCGCTCCGGATCGGTCTCGCCAACCGGGTGGTGCCCGCCGGCGAGGCGGTCGCGGCAGCTGTCGCGCTCGGGCGGGAGCTGGCCGCGTTTCCGCAGACGTGCCTGCGGGAGGACCGGGCGGCACTGCTCGAGGGAGAAGGGCTCGCGGAAGAGGCGGCGCTGGCGAACGAGTTCCGGCACGGACTGCGGTCGCTGGCGTCGGACACGCTCGCCGGGGCCAAACGGTTCGCCGACGGCGCGGGCCGGCACGGCTCGTTCGAGCGGTAA
- a CDS encoding HD domain-containing protein, whose translation MESLAAFGYELGVLKRVRRAGWWQAGVRDPESVAEHSLRAAQLAALLAAEEGASPERAAFLALWHDTQETRTGDLPHTAAPYLTKPEPRAITAEQTAGLPAASAETVRTAVDEYETRESPEARCAKDADKLEMLLQALEYRANGVSTVDEWIASAQAGLYTGTARRLAEAALATEPLAWRAR comes from the coding sequence ATGGAAAGCTTGGCAGCGTTCGGTTATGAGCTCGGGGTGCTCAAGCGGGTCCGCCGCGCGGGGTGGTGGCAGGCCGGTGTCCGCGACCCGGAATCGGTTGCCGAGCACAGCCTGCGGGCGGCGCAGCTGGCCGCGCTGCTGGCCGCCGAGGAAGGGGCTTCGCCGGAGCGCGCCGCGTTTCTCGCGCTGTGGCATGACACCCAGGAGACCCGAACCGGCGACCTGCCGCACACCGCCGCGCCCTACCTGACGAAGCCGGAGCCGCGAGCGATCACCGCTGAGCAGACCGCCGGGCTGCCGGCGGCGTCAGCGGAAACGGTGCGAACAGCGGTCGACGAGTACGAGACCCGCGAGTCGCCGGAAGCGCGCTGCGCCAAGGATGCGGACAAGCTCGAGATGCTGTTGCAGGCACTGGAATACCGCGCGAACGGCGTGTCCACAGTGGACGAATGGATCGCGTCTGCGCAGGCCGGGCTCTACACCGGCACCGCGCGGCGGCTCGCCGAGGCGGCGCTGGCGACCGAACCGCTCGCCTGGCGCGCTCGTTAG
- a CDS encoding L,D-transpeptidase — MNRKITGVLASIAAMAATVGFAATAEAAGPPCGQQAKACVKLSANTAWLMDNGRVVRGGVPITVGKKAFPTPQGTFRVQYKDLHHYSKQFHGPMPYSVFFTNTGVAFHQGSLKVQSHGCVHLSHADAVAFFNTLQPGDVVQVVR; from the coding sequence ATGAACCGGAAAATCACGGGAGTGCTCGCCAGTATCGCGGCGATGGCGGCGACGGTCGGCTTCGCGGCCACCGCGGAAGCAGCGGGACCGCCGTGCGGCCAGCAAGCCAAGGCATGCGTGAAGCTGTCCGCCAACACGGCGTGGCTGATGGACAACGGCCGGGTCGTGCGCGGAGGGGTGCCCATCACGGTGGGCAAAAAGGCGTTTCCCACTCCGCAGGGCACCTTCCGCGTCCAGTACAAGGACCTGCACCACTACAGCAAGCAGTTCCACGGGCCGATGCCGTACTCGGTGTTCTTCACCAACACCGGCGTCGCGTTCCATCAAGGCAGCCTGAAGGTGCAGTCGCACGGGTGCGTGCATCTCTCGCACGCCGACGCGGTGGCGTTCTTCAACACGCTGCAGCCGGGCGACGTGGTGCAGGTCGTGCGCTGA